The Christiangramia flava JLT2011 genome has a segment encoding these proteins:
- a CDS encoding ArnT family glycosyltransferase, with translation MKNFFTKRSILIIALIVLKFVLQYLLLSPEYDLQRDEYLHLDLGNHLAWGYLSVPPLTSWISRLIYLLGNSVFWVKFFPALFGALTILVVLKIIEELKGNLFALALGGTCVLFSAILSLNTLYQPNSFDVLSWTLLYYILIKYFHTENSKWLVVAAVVFAFGFLNKYNIVFQVLGLIPAILLSQQRRIFGKKQLYIAAFFGLLLISPNILWQYQNNFPVIHHLNELTATQLVNVDRFGFLKSQILFFIGSLLIILAGLYSLLAYRPFKKYRLFFWSFFFTLLIFLYFQAKDYYAIGLYPVYIAFGATFLANQLQTGRKRYLKPVLLLIPIIFFVPMYHIAFPNKSPQYIVEHSEKYKKLGLLRWEDGQDHSLPQDYADMLGWKELAKKVDSVYRHMPDRRPTLILCDNYGQAGAINYYTENDLQAVSFNADYINWFDLEKPYKNLIRIKNYEEKNAEFKETSPYFEHAVLADSITNPYAREYRTLIFAFEGAKIDMNRRLKIEIEEVKNEWR, from the coding sequence TTGAAGAATTTTTTTACTAAAAGAAGCATCCTAATCATAGCACTGATCGTACTGAAATTCGTGCTTCAGTACCTGTTATTAAGTCCTGAATATGACCTGCAGCGAGACGAATACCTGCATCTTGACCTGGGAAATCACCTGGCTTGGGGATATTTATCGGTTCCGCCACTTACCTCCTGGATATCGAGGTTGATTTACCTATTAGGGAATTCCGTTTTTTGGGTCAAGTTCTTCCCTGCCCTTTTCGGCGCCTTAACGATCCTGGTCGTCCTGAAAATAATTGAAGAATTAAAAGGAAACCTATTTGCTTTAGCCTTAGGCGGAACCTGTGTGCTCTTTTCGGCCATTTTGAGCCTGAACACTTTGTACCAGCCAAATTCCTTCGATGTCTTGAGCTGGACACTCTTGTATTATATTCTGATCAAATATTTCCATACTGAAAATTCAAAATGGCTGGTGGTTGCCGCTGTCGTTTTTGCCTTCGGGTTTCTCAATAAATACAATATCGTTTTTCAGGTTTTAGGACTAATCCCAGCCATTTTGTTGAGCCAGCAACGCAGGATTTTCGGTAAGAAACAACTGTATATCGCTGCATTTTTCGGTCTTCTACTAATTAGCCCAAACATCCTGTGGCAGTATCAGAACAACTTTCCGGTGATTCACCATCTCAATGAATTGACCGCCACACAGCTCGTGAATGTAGATAGGTTTGGTTTTTTGAAATCTCAAATTCTATTTTTCATCGGCTCCCTCCTAATAATCCTTGCCGGTTTATACAGTCTCCTAGCATACCGCCCTTTTAAAAAATACAGACTATTCTTCTGGTCATTCTTCTTTACCCTGCTAATTTTCCTTTACTTTCAGGCTAAAGATTACTATGCCATCGGGTTGTATCCTGTGTACATTGCCTTCGGAGCAACTTTTCTGGCTAATCAATTACAAACCGGAAGAAAACGCTATTTAAAACCAGTTTTGCTTTTGATCCCGATCATCTTTTTTGTTCCCATGTATCATATTGCGTTTCCCAATAAGAGTCCGCAGTATATTGTGGAACATTCAGAAAAATATAAAAAACTGGGTTTGCTGCGCTGGGAAGATGGTCAAGATCATTCGCTGCCGCAGGATTATGCCGATATGCTTGGTTGGAAGGAATTGGCTAAAAAAGTTGATTCGGTTTACCGCCATATGCCAGATCGCAGGCCAACACTCATACTTTGTGATAATTATGGCCAGGCCGGTGCGATCAATTATTATACTGAAAATGATCTACAGGCGGTTTCTTTCAATGCAGATTACATCAACTGGTTCGACCTTGAGAAGCCCTATAAAAACCTCATCAGGATTAAGAATTATGAAGAAAAAAATGCAGAATTTAAGGAGACCAGTCCTTATTTTGAACATGCTGTTCTGGCTGATTCGATAACCAATCCATACGCCAGGGAATACAGAACCTTAATATTTGCGTTTGAAGGCGCTAAAATTGATATGAATCGCCGGCTTAAAATTGAAATCGAGGAAGTAAAAAACGAATGGCGATAA
- a CDS encoding alpha/beta hydrolase-fold protein: MKSNRNLRLLIYIGCCVILHFPGVSQNTNQQKYLEKTGILDSLYSERLSEYRKIYIQFPADYNPKANKKYPVAYILDGEVLLPTVKNFQNFYSGGFTPEMILVGISNATHRTRDLTISEITEKYGNSFPEENGQAENFTAFLEEELFPFIDQKYPVTTYRTLIGHSYGGLFTLNTLVKHPDLFTNYLAIDPSLDWDAQKLLKESKVKLAQNNYAGKNLFMSLNGQLDMQNPNISLENVMQDTTNFTVFARSNIEFSNLLKENAANGLTYNWKFYPRDIHGTVAFPSIMDGLIALFDWFQMENTAKFNSPDTSVEELSDIISHRAKKLENHFGYQVPPYPEELLNALGYMSLDMEQLIKSKMFFEFGIEFYPDSPNVYDSMSEFYERTGDDENAIQFAEKANSLSNDDYFKERLQKLKQQ, encoded by the coding sequence ATGAAAAGTAATCGAAATTTAAGGCTCCTAATCTATATTGGATGCTGCGTCATACTGCATTTTCCGGGAGTTTCTCAAAATACTAACCAACAAAAATATCTTGAAAAAACTGGGATTCTAGACAGTCTTTATTCTGAACGTCTTTCCGAATACCGAAAAATCTATATTCAGTTTCCGGCTGATTATAATCCGAAGGCCAATAAAAAATATCCTGTAGCATATATTCTTGACGGAGAAGTCCTGTTACCTACAGTTAAAAATTTCCAGAACTTTTATAGCGGTGGTTTTACTCCTGAAATGATCCTGGTAGGTATCTCGAATGCAACGCATCGAACACGAGACCTCACAATTTCGGAAATCACTGAGAAATATGGCAATTCCTTTCCTGAAGAAAATGGTCAAGCTGAAAATTTTACTGCTTTTCTGGAAGAAGAACTCTTTCCTTTTATAGATCAAAAATATCCGGTTACGACTTATCGAACATTGATCGGCCACTCATATGGAGGTTTGTTTACGCTGAATACCTTGGTAAAACATCCCGATTTATTCACCAATTATCTGGCGATCGACCCTAGCCTGGATTGGGATGCCCAAAAATTGCTAAAGGAATCAAAAGTAAAATTAGCCCAAAATAATTATGCTGGAAAAAATCTGTTTATGTCCTTAAATGGCCAATTAGACATGCAAAATCCCAACATAAGCCTGGAAAATGTCATGCAGGATACGACCAATTTTACGGTATTCGCCAGGTCTAATATCGAATTCTCGAATTTGCTAAAGGAAAACGCTGCAAACGGATTGACCTATAATTGGAAATTTTATCCCAGGGATATTCATGGTACCGTGGCTTTTCCTTCAATCATGGACGGGTTAATTGCGCTATTTGACTGGTTCCAAATGGAGAATACTGCCAAATTCAATTCCCCAGATACTTCAGTAGAAGAACTTTCAGACATCATAAGCCACCGGGCTAAGAAGCTTGAAAACCATTTTGGGTACCAGGTTCCACCATATCCCGAAGAACTTCTCAATGCTTTAGGGTACATGAGTTTAGACATGGAACAGCTCATAAAGTCAAAGATGTTTTTTGAATTCGGCATTGAATTTTATCCGGATAGTCCCAATGTTTACGATTCGATGTCTGAATTCTATGAAAGAACCGGCGACGACGAAAACGCGATTCAGTTTGCGGAAAAAGCCAATTCTCTTAGCAATGACGACTATTTTAAAGAAAGATTACAAAAACTAAAGCAGCAATAA
- a CDS encoding outer membrane beta-barrel protein: MFRKISVIALFAIIIQSANAQESSSAEKNSQFGFTSGFITSKFDLANVGQIKEKYNPGGHDGDGIYLGLTFDTGFNENFGLTSELLYAKLDDSDRYLLSTALNYRLFNSNLFALGGLELNYLGSAPKNSLGEENVNRAGLNGLGGLEYRFTKNLSVYANFSTEFTNRLQGDDGDSNHGYHNGRLGIKFKL, encoded by the coding sequence ATGTTTAGAAAAATTAGTGTAATAGCCTTATTTGCTATCATCATCCAATCTGCTAACGCGCAGGAATCATCATCTGCCGAAAAAAATTCCCAATTTGGATTTACTTCCGGATTCATTACTTCCAAATTTGATTTAGCCAATGTAGGCCAGATTAAGGAAAAATATAATCCAGGAGGCCATGATGGCGATGGAATTTATCTGGGTTTGACTTTCGATACGGGGTTTAATGAGAACTTTGGTTTAACTTCGGAATTGCTATATGCAAAACTCGACGATTCAGATCGATACCTTTTGTCCACTGCCCTGAATTATCGTCTTTTTAATTCAAATTTGTTTGCTCTTGGTGGCCTGGAATTGAATTATTTGGGTAGCGCACCAAAAAATTCTTTGGGAGAAGAGAATGTGAACAGGGCAGGTCTTAACGGCTTAGGTGGGTTAGAATACCGCTTTACCAAAAACTTATCGGTCTACGCAAATTTCAGCACGGAATTCACCAATCGCCTCCAGGGAGATGATGGAGATTCTAATCACGGATACCATAACGGCAGGCTCGGGATAAAATTTAAATTATAG
- a CDS encoding CPBP family intramembrane glutamic endopeptidase, which produces MKTKIYHLLTKRYMAVLTMLIAPLFGFIDRNFVYFFGLGVAVLLLWSSNFNWSKFGMGKKITRKTLIQSIFLTALIFIAFGIFIDPILQHYFGNFDLSSVEDIRGNLLGYSILMIVMWVFAAFGEEFLFRGFYMKSLAELFGNIHKSWLLAAFITSIYFGVSHAYQGLVGVISVFLWSFLISILFCKNRQNLLLLVLVHGFSDTIGLTLIYLNKDHLISEWITKIFWQN; this is translated from the coding sequence ATGAAAACTAAAATATACCATCTTTTAACGAAGCGCTACATGGCTGTATTAACCATGCTCATTGCTCCTCTTTTCGGTTTTATAGATCGTAATTTCGTGTACTTCTTTGGGTTGGGAGTCGCCGTTTTACTACTATGGTCCAGTAATTTCAACTGGTCAAAATTTGGCATGGGAAAGAAGATTACCAGAAAAACGCTTATTCAGAGTATTTTTTTAACGGCACTAATTTTTATCGCTTTCGGAATTTTTATAGATCCGATCCTTCAGCATTATTTTGGAAACTTTGATTTATCTTCCGTAGAAGATATTAGAGGAAACTTACTTGGGTATAGCATTTTAATGATTGTTATGTGGGTTTTCGCCGCCTTTGGAGAGGAATTTTTATTTAGAGGTTTCTATATGAAAAGTCTGGCAGAATTATTTGGAAACATCCATAAATCCTGGTTGTTAGCAGCATTCATCACCTCAATATATTTTGGAGTTTCCCATGCTTATCAAGGTTTGGTAGGAGTCATCTCCGTGTTTTTATGGTCGTTTTTGATATCCATACTATTCTGTAAAAACCGGCAAAATTTGCTTCTGCTCGTCTTGGTGCATGGATTTAGCGATACGATTGGGCTTACACTGATTTATTTAAATAAAGATCATCTTATTTCGGAATGGATTACAAAAATATTCTGGCAGAATTGA
- a CDS encoding metallophosphoesterase, with protein sequence MKQKIIRYFKNVFGTILVLTIIGIIVVISLNGSLEYGNNPLNVNLEKEGPYVFYDSDSSLTVNYIRGNKTDGFYLEQTIHSANATVPLSCKFPLDSSSFSFELTSDFEVPASSYSDNQPILAISDIESGYKTFRDFLITHKVIDHQLNWTFDQGHLVLVGDFVDRGFSTTQVLWFIYKLEQEAKEQGGQVHFIIGNHELYNMQGKYQSASYKYYAVASILEKQHHELYNKRSFIGRWMASKNSMERINGHLFAHGGIHPEMAQYDITLEEVNQINRQNYSKSYYPKPEETVEQLIISNRKGICWYRGYFKDDLSQEDVEKGLKMFDATAIIVGHTIQWRVNKLYDGKVIAIDVKHPKDYNKNWPSKDSEGLLITTENYFRLKGNGERIKL encoded by the coding sequence ATGAAACAAAAAATCATACGCTATTTCAAGAATGTATTTGGAACCATACTGGTTTTAACAATCATCGGGATCATAGTAGTCATTTCTTTAAACGGAAGCCTGGAATATGGAAACAACCCGTTGAATGTAAATTTGGAAAAGGAAGGACCTTACGTATTTTACGATTCAGACAGCAGCCTCACTGTAAACTATATCCGCGGAAATAAAACCGACGGTTTCTACCTGGAGCAAACCATTCATTCAGCTAATGCAACAGTCCCACTAAGCTGTAAGTTCCCTTTAGATTCCTCAAGCTTTAGTTTTGAACTTACTTCAGATTTTGAAGTGCCAGCATCTTCTTATTCAGATAACCAGCCCATATTGGCAATTTCAGATATAGAAAGCGGTTACAAGACTTTTCGAGATTTTCTGATCACCCATAAAGTGATTGATCACCAATTAAACTGGACTTTTGATCAAGGCCATCTTGTGCTAGTTGGTGATTTTGTAGACAGAGGTTTCTCAACGACTCAGGTGCTATGGTTCATTTATAAATTAGAGCAGGAAGCAAAAGAACAAGGTGGACAGGTACACTTTATTATAGGAAATCACGAACTGTATAATATGCAGGGAAAATATCAATCTGCTTCCTATAAGTATTATGCCGTTGCGTCAATTCTGGAAAAACAACACCATGAGCTTTATAATAAACGCTCGTTTATAGGCAGATGGATGGCCTCAAAAAATTCAATGGAGCGCATTAATGGCCATTTATTCGCTCATGGAGGAATACATCCTGAGATGGCACAGTATGATATCACTCTGGAGGAAGTGAATCAAATTAATCGCCAAAACTATTCCAAGTCTTATTATCCCAAACCCGAAGAAACTGTAGAACAATTAATTATTTCCAATAGAAAAGGAATATGTTGGTACAGAGGTTATTTTAAAGATGATCTATCCCAGGAAGACGTTGAAAAAGGATTGAAAATGTTTGACGCAACAGCAATTATTGTAGGGCATACCATTCAATGGCGGGTTAACAAATTGTATGATGGAAAAGTAATTGCTATCGATGTAAAACATCCTAAGGACTATAATAAAAACTGGCCCAGCAAAGACTCTGAAGGCTTATTAATAACTACTGAAAATTATTTCAGGCTCAAAGGAAACGGGGAGCGAATAAAATTATAA
- a CDS encoding sensor histidine kinase translates to MKSILRDKYLPVRVVILGSILVPLAITTYELIILGKDSVIFLGEYPSAVGIIVIIYYILLLVAALIWLIKQFQSLLNIRNENRKNELLHLQSQVNPHFFFNMLNNIYGLVDKDTAAVKKIILKLSELMRYSIYEGEKNVVTISEEVTYLKNYIELHTIRYHKEITVQFHTAIEKENIKIRPLLLIILLENAFKHGVENLREKAYVHIDLKVNQSSFIFVIENNFDAAESLGQSGIGLNNLKRRLQLAYPEKHMLRIDKADSVYKAQLELQL, encoded by the coding sequence ATGAAATCTATTTTAAGAGACAAATATCTTCCTGTTAGGGTAGTTATTTTGGGAAGTATTCTGGTGCCTTTGGCTATCACGACCTACGAGCTTATAATTCTGGGAAAGGATTCGGTTATTTTTCTTGGGGAATATCCTTCTGCAGTGGGCATCATAGTGATAATATATTATATCTTATTACTGGTAGCCGCTTTGATTTGGCTCATTAAACAATTTCAATCACTGTTGAATATTAGAAATGAAAACAGGAAAAATGAATTGCTGCATTTACAAAGTCAGGTAAATCCTCACTTCTTTTTTAATATGCTGAATAATATATATGGCCTTGTAGATAAAGACACAGCAGCAGTAAAAAAAATAATATTAAAGCTTTCCGAATTGATGCGTTACAGTATATATGAAGGAGAAAAAAATGTTGTGACTATTTCTGAAGAAGTGACCTATCTGAAGAATTATATTGAATTACATACCATAAGATATCATAAAGAGATCACTGTCCAGTTCCATACTGCTATTGAAAAAGAAAATATTAAGATCAGGCCGCTCCTATTGATCATCTTATTGGAAAATGCTTTTAAACATGGAGTTGAAAATTTGAGGGAAAAGGCCTATGTTCATATAGATTTAAAAGTAAATCAGTCTAGTTTCATTTTTGTAATTGAAAACAATTTTGACGCTGCGGAAAGTTTAGGTCAATCGGGGATTGGTTTAAATAATCTCAAGAGAAGACTTCAATTGGCCTATCCTGAAAAGCATATGCTAAGGATTGATAAAGCAGATTCGGTGTACAAAGCCCAACTAGAATTACAGCTATGA
- a CDS encoding LytR/AlgR family response regulator transcription factor: protein MTYLIIDDEPIAHDIIKGYAVLLPNMQLAKQCYDAIEALEYLRTHSVDLIFLDLNMPKLKGFDFLRTLQNGPQIIVTTAHKEHALTGYELAVVDYLLKPFSFERFLKAVHKVNQGKSTIQPGISTNSEENQVFLYSDKKYTQVNLKDILFVEAAGNYCKLVLTEDQLLIREKISDVLDLLDAKRFFQVHKSFIVAQNKIETIQGNRIQIREHQIPIGKSYKNQIKEYLKLS, encoded by the coding sequence ATGACCTATTTAATTATAGACGATGAACCTATAGCCCACGACATCATTAAAGGTTATGCCGTGCTATTACCTAACATGCAATTGGCAAAGCAATGTTACGATGCTATCGAAGCCTTGGAATACCTCAGAACGCATTCAGTAGATCTCATTTTTTTAGATCTCAATATGCCAAAATTAAAAGGTTTTGACTTTCTAAGAACTTTGCAAAATGGCCCACAAATTATTGTAACCACAGCGCATAAAGAACATGCCTTAACGGGTTATGAATTAGCGGTAGTGGATTATTTATTGAAACCATTCAGTTTTGAGCGGTTTTTAAAAGCAGTCCATAAAGTTAACCAAGGAAAAAGTACAATTCAGCCTGGAATCTCTACAAATTCAGAAGAAAACCAGGTTTTTCTTTATAGCGATAAGAAATACACGCAGGTTAATTTGAAGGATATTTTGTTTGTGGAAGCCGCCGGAAATTATTGTAAGTTGGTTTTAACTGAAGATCAACTATTGATCAGAGAAAAAATATCGGATGTTTTAGATTTGCTCGACGCTAAAAGATTTTTCCAGGTTCATAAATCTTTTATTGTCGCTCAAAATAAAATTGAGACCATTCAAGGTAATAGGATACAAATTAGAGAGCATCAAATTCCGATTGGAAAGAGTTATAAAAATCAAATTAAGGAATATTTAAAATTGTCGTAA
- a CDS encoding DUF3667 domain-containing protein has protein sequence MNICKNCQNKFSGNYCNNCGEKIISDEDFSITNILSQAVGAITNFDSKLLRTFQIMGNNPGILSSKIVSGIRVPFLKPFQIFVICNVLFFIFLSDTDLFRTPAKWFFNENFQYFGTTVIDKVSIIMRKENLSFTEVQSKYDSISSNLSKSLLIILIPFIASIGIMIKRNLQFGKHLILATIYFSQLLLCTTILYLITTNLPVPNKWFFTVPAVLVAIAYYVLSIKKFYNKSLLFSIAFGIFGIFLIGIFINFYRSLINIISLSLL, from the coding sequence ATGAATATTTGTAAAAATTGTCAGAACAAATTTTCAGGAAACTACTGCAATAATTGTGGTGAAAAAATTATTAGCGATGAAGATTTTTCCATTACAAATATTCTCAGTCAGGCTGTTGGAGCCATAACAAATTTCGATTCTAAACTTTTAAGAACTTTTCAAATAATGGGTAATAATCCTGGCATTCTTTCTTCAAAAATTGTTTCAGGAATTAGAGTTCCATTCTTAAAACCTTTTCAAATATTTGTTATTTGTAACGTATTGTTTTTTATTTTTTTGTCCGATACAGATTTGTTTAGAACACCGGCTAAATGGTTTTTTAATGAGAATTTTCAATATTTCGGAACCACAGTAATAGACAAAGTTTCAATTATTATGAGGAAGGAAAATTTATCTTTTACAGAAGTTCAAAGTAAATATGATTCCATTTCCTCAAATCTTTCAAAATCCCTGCTTATTATATTGATTCCGTTTATTGCTTCCATAGGCATAATGATTAAAAGAAATTTACAATTCGGAAAGCATTTAATTCTAGCGACAATTTATTTTTCGCAACTTTTACTATGCACAACGATATTGTATTTAATAACAACCAATTTGCCGGTTCCAAATAAATGGTTTTTCACAGTCCCTGCCGTATTAGTGGCCATTGCATATTACGTTTTGTCTATAAAAAAATTCTACAATAAAAGTCTATTGTTTTCGATTGCATTTGGAATTTTTGGGATTTTTTTGATTGGGATTTTTATAAATTTTTATAGAAGTTTAATCAATATAATTTCATTATCACTATTATAA
- a CDS encoding iron chaperone → MKKFKDVDEYIKSFPKPIQIILEKIRATILENAPGAIELISYNMPGYKLNKKPLVYFAAYNKHIGLYATPSGHKEFEEKLSEYKQGKGSVQFPLDKDIPYHLIADIVKFRVKETKSN, encoded by the coding sequence ATGAAAAAATTTAAAGATGTTGATGAGTACATAAAATCGTTTCCAAAACCTATTCAAATTATTCTAGAAAAAATCCGAGCTACAATTTTAGAAAATGCTCCTGGTGCAATAGAATTGATTTCATATAATATGCCTGGATATAAATTGAATAAAAAGCCTTTAGTATATTTTGCTGCCTATAATAAGCATATTGGTTTATATGCTACTCCCTCCGGACATAAAGAATTTGAAGAAAAACTTTCAGAATATAAACAAGGAAAGGGATCTGTTCAATTCCCTTTAGATAAAGACATTCCTTATCATCTAATTGCAGATATTGTAAAATTTCGGGTGAAAGAAACTAAGTCAAATTGA
- a CDS encoding aminotransferase: MMKIVSSSGKGNFKLTKNDKEICELVYSNWFSDEAKTVLNGNNIEIKPKNIWTSKVDIYKNDNNIGDITFNLKSQMIIRLENPNGKEFNFVLKNRSKYRVKFEVYNESKTLQFSLNSVNNWSKLNYDYNIELADINSEFELNELLVYCGYATNLYLAIISAV, encoded by the coding sequence ATGATGAAAATAGTATCAAGTTCTGGAAAGGGAAATTTTAAATTAACTAAAAACGACAAAGAAATCTGTGAGTTAGTTTATAGTAATTGGTTTTCAGATGAAGCTAAAACGGTTCTAAACGGAAATAATATCGAAATCAAACCTAAAAATATTTGGACAAGTAAGGTTGACATTTACAAGAATGACAATAATATCGGAGATATAACTTTTAACCTAAAAAGTCAAATGATTATTCGATTAGAAAATCCAAATGGAAAGGAATTTAATTTTGTATTGAAAAATAGGTCCAAGTATAGAGTGAAATTTGAAGTTTATAACGAATCCAAAACCCTTCAGTTTTCGCTTAATTCTGTTAATAATTGGAGTAAGCTGAATTACGATTATAATATTGAGCTGGCAGACATTAATTCAGAATTTGAATTAAATGAGCTCTTAGTTTATTGTGGTTATGCGACTAATCTATATCTAGCCATAATTAGTGCCGTATAA
- a CDS encoding amidohydrolase family protein has product MKNRNSIILLYFLLLTTKTILAQDKIDQFLKNQPIIDVHIHITKGYADNEDYNKINADIDIAKIEWMGQRFDENNIVLALGGGPMKYAKLWQELDKRHWSGPRFPCNPLREQDEPCENELPNLKELDSLFKNGTFKYLGETSFHSMGIHPADERFNPYWELAEKYQIPIGFHADAGPFRRNMEETPNWNEEYGNPLLLLPVLEKYPKLKIYLMHYPGRYFNECIEVMKKYEQIYCEITAVSMFAPKEKWEPKVKKLYEEGLGDRLMFGSDYVGTIRKNIEIIYNLDWLSEEQKRDVYYNNAAKFLNLTELEITRHHKMVE; this is encoded by the coding sequence ATGAAAAATAGAAATTCAATAATATTACTGTATTTTTTGTTGCTCACGACTAAAACAATTTTAGCTCAAGATAAAATTGACCAATTTTTAAAGAATCAGCCAATTATTGATGTTCATATACATATCACAAAAGGTTATGCCGACAACGAAGATTACAATAAAATAAATGCAGATATAGACATTGCCAAAATTGAATGGATGGGTCAGCGTTTTGACGAAAACAATATTGTTTTGGCTTTGGGTGGCGGACCGATGAAATATGCAAAATTATGGCAGGAGTTAGATAAAAGACACTGGAGCGGTCCAAGATTTCCATGTAATCCGCTTAGAGAACAGGACGAACCTTGTGAAAACGAACTCCCAAACCTAAAAGAGCTGGACAGTCTTTTTAAAAATGGAACATTTAAATATCTCGGTGAAACTTCATTTCATAGTATGGGAATTCATCCTGCAGATGAAAGATTCAATCCTTATTGGGAGTTAGCTGAAAAATATCAAATTCCGATTGGATTTCACGCTGATGCTGGCCCTTTCCGAAGAAACATGGAAGAAACACCAAATTGGAACGAAGAATATGGAAATCCTTTATTATTACTTCCTGTCTTAGAGAAATACCCAAAACTGAAAATTTATTTAATGCATTATCCCGGCAGATATTTTAACGAATGCATTGAAGTAATGAAAAAATATGAGCAAATATACTGTGAGATAACTGCCGTTAGTATGTTTGCTCCAAAAGAAAAATGGGAACCTAAAGTAAAAAAATTATATGAAGAAGGATTAGGAGATAGATTAATGTTTGGTTCGGATTACGTTGGAACCATCAGGAAAAATATTGAAATAATTTATAATTTAGATTGGCTATCTGAAGAACAAAAAAGAGACGTTTATTACAATAACGCAGCGAAATTCTTAAATCTTACTGAATTGGAAATTACAAGGCATCATAAAATGGTCGAATAA
- a CDS encoding type II toxin-antitoxin system RelE/ParE family toxin — protein MFGIIQKKWSEKQADNYYQNLIESFEEITQKPFLGKNYEGITSGLLGLKVKKHIIFYREISKDQIEITRILHGSMDLKRRIRE, from the coding sequence ATATTTGGGATTATACAAAAAAAATGGTCAGAAAAACAAGCTGACAATTACTACCAAAATCTGATTGAAAGTTTTGAGGAAATAACTCAAAAACCATTCTTGGGAAAGAATTATGAAGGAATTACATCTGGATTACTCGGATTAAAAGTAAAAAAACATATTATTTTTTATCGTGAGATTTCTAAAGATCAGATCGAAATCACAAGAATATTACACGGAAGTATGGATTTAAAAAGAAGGATTCGAGAATAA
- a CDS encoding type II toxin-antitoxin system ParD family antitoxin, with amino-acid sequence MNKNTSISLGDYFDQFVRSRINEGRYKNVSEVIRAGLRLLEEEESKVAVLKNAIQEGIDSGIDYDFDPKKHLDSLKSNKRLNG; translated from the coding sequence ATGAATAAAAACACGTCCATATCATTAGGTGATTACTTTGACCAATTTGTAAGAAGTAGAATAAATGAAGGTAGATACAAAAATGTTAGCGAAGTAATTCGTGCAGGATTGAGATTATTAGAAGAGGAAGAAAGTAAAGTTGCTGTATTAAAAAATGCAATTCAGGAAGGAATTGATAGTGGAATTGATTATGATTTTGATCCAAAAAAACATCTTGATTCTTTAAAATCAAATAAACGACTGAATGGCTAA